From the Chaetodon auriga isolate fChaAug3 chromosome 17, fChaAug3.hap1, whole genome shotgun sequence genome, the window CCTCCGGCCCCCTTGTTGAAGCGTGCTGGTGGGGCACCCCAGCCGTGGCCCATTCACCCCCACCCTACGGGACAGGTCCACAGGTCccacttccctcctcctcctcctcctcctcacctccctctcttccACACCCGGCATGCAGAGGAGAGCGCTGAGAGGCCTCGTCTGGTCACCATCGTCCGCCCCTGTAGTCAAAGCACACTCCGCAAGGTGAACTCAATATTTGCCAttctttaaaattaaaatgaggtGTCATTCATGAAGGGCTCAGAGGTTATAACTCACAACTTTATCACTGACTAATACATCTTTAATTGATGCTTCATAGATCAGTTATAGGGTGTTAATAAGAACAACCTTTGGGTTGAGAAGTTAAACATAAAACCAGGCAAAGGGCCTTTTCACAGCTTAGAAATCTTCATGAGAAAAGAGAGTCTGCCTGGTTATTGACAGCTGAGATTATTACATCTGAGATAATTTACATGGGAAAGAATGAACTGTCattgttgtctctctgtcttcaagGTAACTGTCCTGTTGAACCGTAGGGGCGTGGTGTCCTTTGAGCAACTGCTATTGGATATCTCTGAGGCGTTGGGGTTTCCTCGCTGGCACAGAGCCAGAGTCACACGCCTGTACACGACCCACGCCCGAGAGGTGAGACAGCGAGGCCACATTGACCTGTTGGGGATCCCCTGTTCAGCAAAAACACCTGTATGATCCCCTGATTACTATCCCTCCCACATCCTCTGCCGTGAGTTATTTCATGTTGAAACACCAGGCCTCAGGTCTGCTGCGAGGCGCTAACAGtgcaaaattaaagaaaaataaaagtcttgACAGATTTTGATAATAGGGCCCTCTTCATGACAGAGCCACTGGATTAGATGATGATACACCTTGAGGCCCTTCTCATGTCAGTTGCTCCCATACAAAGTTTATGTAAATTGGCTCATACATGTTGATAAACAAGTATTTCTCAGTCACATGAAACTTGAACACGTCGTCGACCTTTCTTGAAACTTTGTGTGCTGACGGTCTACTTTTCTTTCAGAATacacagaaagagacatttAGCAATGTCTACACTTCAATTCTGCAGCAGTGCCAGAGATAATTAAATTAGGTAATTAAAATCAACTAAAAGATGAGTGAAAAATCCAGTGGATGTCATGGTTCATGCTAGTCATGTGAGGGGCCTTGTAGTCCAGATCTGGTTCCTGCACCTGTCTTAAATGAccattctttctcttcttcacagGTGAAAGGTGTCTGTGATTTCTTCCGAGGCGAGGTGGCCTTCCTGGCGCTGGGGAAGGCTCGTCCTGAGCTGAGCAGTGTGAGGGACGCTCTGGAGGAGCTGTTTCCAGAACATTCCCATTACCGGGCTGACGCACTGCGGGCCTGGGAGAAAAGACTTCGTCCAGCTCCAGATAAAGCAGCTAAGGCCGACAGTGGATACAGTGAGGGGACGGACAGCAGCGAGACACACGCTAGCCAAGAGACACACCAGGACACAAACACGCATGTGAAAAATCAgactaatacacacacaggtacacaacTGCCTCACCATACAGGTGCACACCAGCGTGAAAATCATAACTCAGATGCGCCGAAGTGTCATAAAAAGAATTCATGCCGAAAGCCTGCTCAGCTGCCCAACCACCTGCAGAGACTGCGTGTGAGGGGCAGGGTCAGAGAGCGACAGCCTTCTGTCATTGGTCCATTTAAACACGAGGAAGATCTTAGAGAAGCAGACATACCCTCTCCTACGCTGTGTGAAAACTGCTTAGCGAGGAGAGTTAGACATCAGGGTCCAGAACTGATCAATCCCCTGTCAGGGAAGGCCCCACTTCCCCCTGTGTCGAGGAAGCAGAAAGGAAGTTCTTacacagaacaggaagtgagaaaatTGTACGTTCAGAGTAGCCCTCCGCtgcctcagccaatcagcagagaggaggaggagagcgttGCCCAGGTACTACTTTCAGATCCACTTCCAGGTGTGGGGCAAGAACACAACGACATAGAGCTGAggacgacctttgaccttcccTCAGACGGCAGTGATGTCACCCCGGCAGATATTGAGCGTTGCTATGAAATTGGACGCGTGGTGGGAGATGGCAACTTTGCGGTAGTGCGAGAGTGCCGCCGTCGTGACAACGGACAAACCCTCGCCGTGAAGATCGTCGAACGCTCCAAGCTGATTGGCCGAGAGCACATGATGCAGAACGAGCTGAGCCTTCTGGGTAGCCTCTGTCACCCTCGCATAGTGAGGCTGTTTACgcatcaccacacacacactcactcctaCCTGGTGATGGAGCTGGTGAGCGGGGGGGATCTGTTTGAGGCCATCAGTGAGAGGGGGAAGTTCTCAGAGGCGGAGGCAGGACTGATGGTGTCGGACATGAGCGAAGCACTGAACTACATCCACTGCAAAAGTATAGTACACAGAGACCTCAAACCAGAAAACCTGCTGGTGAGtattgtgtggtttttttttcaatactgCCACTAGAGGGTGCCAAAGACAGATTTTTTAATATTTAGAAAGCAAAATAATTTCTTTGTTTAGTGATATCCTACATTAAAAATGGACTTTAAAGAAAGACCATCCATATGTTTTCCTATTTGAACAGCAAAACTCAcctaaaatcacaaaaaaaactCTTCATTCTGTATTGTTCCTTGGCTTCTAGTGTAACACATCAGTACAATTCATGATATTTAACTTTTAACTGGAGCTacaattaattgaaaaatgcatgaaaaatgcaaataaaagtaCCTATGGGTGCCGTTGGAGGCATTTGAATTTTAACTCTGTCTgtatcttgtttttcttgttctctACCAGATAGAGCGTGTAGCTGCTGGCATCTGTAAATTGAAGCTGGGAGACTTCGGTCTTGCTATGGTTGTGACTGAACCAGTTTTCACTATATGTGGCACACCCACATATGTTGCCCCAGAGATTCTCTGTGAGACCGGTTAGTGCTGTATCAAACACGGCTttacatgcattttatttttaaatatgaaTTTCTTATTTCAAAGCTCTTCCTCAACCCTTCCTGAATTTGAGTAATATTTTCAACTGTGGTATGACCCAACAGGTTATGGTGTTGCAGTGGATGTATGGGCTCTGGGTGTTATTCTCTATATCCTGCTTTGTGGATTCCCTCCATTTCGCAGTCGCGATCGGGACCAGGAAGAGCTGTTCCAGCTCATAAAACAGGCACAACTCCACTTCCTGTCCCCCTACTGGGATCCTATCTCAGAAGGTGACAAGCAGACTAAATTAAATTATGTTCAAAATCccatacatacaaacaaataaacaatctGTTTCttattctgctgtgtgtgtgtgtgtgtgtgtgtgtgtgtgtgtgtgtgtgtgtgtgtgtgtgtgtagaagccACGGGCCTTGTCAGAGCTCTGCTTCAGCCAGATCCCACAAtgaggctgacagcagagcagacctTGCTGCATCCCTGGGTAAAGGCTATGGCTTCAGTTTGCAGGCAGAGGGCGCTCACAGACAAAGGTCAGAGGAACACAGCAGATACCAGAGCAGGACCAGACAGAGTCCTCAGTCTAGCTCAGACCAATGCAGCTGAAACAGTGACAGATAAAACACTAGGACACACTCGCAGCGAGGGAGAAAGCCCCCATAAAGAGCTCAGCAGACATGATGAGAGACAAactgagacaggaagaggaccAAATGAGGACGAACCACCAGAGCAACAATCAAAAGAGACGAGTATAGTTCATATACCTACACAGATCAAAGGGCATACACCTTCAGAGGCCACACCTGTTCAACAGAGACCAGATTGCCCCTCTA encodes:
- the dclk3 gene encoding serine/threonine-protein kinase DCLK3; translated protein: MTPSQRARRGCEAARDAKWRIAAPPAPLLKRAGGAPQPWPIHPHPTGQVHRSHFPPPPPPPHLPLFHTRHAEESAERPRLVTIVRPCSQSTLRKVTVLLNRRGVVSFEQLLLDISEALGFPRWHRARVTRLYTTHAREVKGVCDFFRGEVAFLALGKARPELSSVRDALEELFPEHSHYRADALRAWEKRLRPAPDKAAKADSGYSEGTDSSETHASQETHQDTNTHVKNQTNTHTGTQLPHHTGAHQRENHNSDAPKCHKKNSCRKPAQLPNHLQRLRVRGRVRERQPSVIGPFKHEEDLREADIPSPTLCENCLARRVRHQGPELINPLSGKAPLPPVSRKQKGSSYTEQEVRKLYVQSSPPLPQPISREEEESVAQVLLSDPLPGVGQEHNDIELRTTFDLPSDGSDVTPADIERCYEIGRVVGDGNFAVVRECRRRDNGQTLAVKIVERSKLIGREHMMQNELSLLGSLCHPRIVRLFTHHHTHTHSYLVMELVSGGDLFEAISERGKFSEAEAGLMVSDMSEALNYIHCKSIVHRDLKPENLLIERVAAGICKLKLGDFGLAMVVTEPVFTICGTPTYVAPEILCETGYGVAVDVWALGVILYILLCGFPPFRSRDRDQEELFQLIKQAQLHFLSPYWDPISEEATGLVRALLQPDPTMRLTAEQTLLHPWVKAMASVCRQRALTDKGQRNTADTRAGPDRVLSLAQTNAAETVTDKTLGHTRSEGESPHKELSRHDERQTETGRGPNEDEPPEQQSKETSIVHIPTQIKGHTPSEATPVQQRPDCPSTDSGSLSRYPSRREIPDPGPQLSNTHCEPDSPTSPSTEPNPLGDPPSINPASITSKDTIQTK